A genomic stretch from Lathyrus oleraceus cultivar Zhongwan6 chromosome 2, CAAS_Psat_ZW6_1.0, whole genome shotgun sequence includes:
- the LOC127119256 gene encoding protein DMR6-LIKE OXYGENASE 1: MNLDLIFSNKMKSFLLANESSPLSVTPNNFILPESKRPNLSEVKSLDSIPIIDLSYSSLEVIHKISKACEEFGFFQVVNHGVPEQVCHKMMKAITNLFELPSEERESLYSTDHTKSVRLFNYYLKVEGGEKVKCWSECFIHPCYAIDDIISLLPEKIRTQYIEAFNEYEEEIGLLGSRLLGLISVGLGLEEDCLLKKLGEQPRQRAQANFYPPCPDPELTMGLTEHTDLNALTVLLQSEVSGLQVNKDGKWISVPFIPNAFVINVADQIEVLSNGRYKSVLHRAVTNNLNQRLSMAMFFGPNPNMIIGPIQELIDEEHPPKYRNYRFSEFLREFFNHQGTRTMLKEAFEMPHDNK, from the exons ATGAACTTAGATCTAATTTTTTCTAACAAGATGAAGTCATTCCTATTAGCCAACGAGTCTTCTCCCCTTTCTGTAACTCCCAACAATTTCATCCTCCCAGAAAGCAAAAGACCAAACCTTTCAGAGGTTAAATCTCTAGACTCAATCCCCATAATTGATTTGAGTTACTCATCCTTAGAAGTTATTCACAAGATTTCAAAGGCTTGTGAGGAATTTGGTTTCTTTCAAGTTGTGAACCATGGTGTTCCTGAACAGGTTTGCCATAAAATGATGAAAGCCATTACTAACCTTTTTGAACTGCCATCAGAGGAAAGAGAGAGTCTCTATTCAACAGATCATACAAAGAGTGTAAGATTGTTCAATTATTACCTTAAAGTGGAAGGTGGAGAAAAGGTCAAGTGTTGGAGTGAATGTTTTATTCATCCATGCTATGCTATTGATGATATCATTTCTCTTCTACCAGAAAAAATTAGAACTCAATACAT AGAGGCATTCAATGAATATGAAGAGGAGATTGGTTTATTGGGGAGCAGGCTTTTAGGTTTGATATCAGTAGGGCTTGGCTTAGAGGAGGATTGTTTGTTGAAGAAGTTAGGTGAGCAGCCTAGACAAAGAGCACAAGCAAATTTCTATCCACCATGTCCAGATCCAGAGTTAACCATGGGTCTAACTGAGCATACTGATCTCAATGCTCTCACTGTACTTTTGCAATCAGAAGTTTCTGGTCTTCAAGTTAACAAAGATGGAAAATGGATTTCTGTACCTTTCATTCCCAATGCTTTTGTTATTAACGTAGCTGATCAAATTGAG GTTTTAAGCAATGGAAGATACAAAAGTGTACTTCACAGGGCAGTTACCAACAATTTGAATCAACGACTATCGATGGCGATGTTTTTTGGGCCAAATCCGAACATGATAATTGGTCCAATTCAAGAGCTAATAGATGAAGAACACCCTCCCAAATATAGAAATTATCGCTTCTCTGAGTTTCTTCGAGAGTTCTTCAATCACCAAGGAACAAGGACCATGCTGAAGGAAGCCTTTGAAATGCCACATGATAACaaataa
- the LOC127119255 gene encoding plant intracellular Ras-group-related LRR protein 3: MDPNHFPILCYLLNHLHPQTYLPLPQHLHQNLLTRFPHFNNPKLLPSLTNLVSNLNITHTLSFLITLGPRPDPSSVAASRAKIAETDANVAVYQALLRVDDMHEECVKQLRVAEEKLVEAYELFVEKPVKGGDEVNEGVVGILRKIEEGEVVEKVDLSRMKLRIFPEAFGKTKGLVVLNLSHNQLKVIPDSIAGLKNLVELDVSSNLLESLPDCIGLLTNLKILNLSGNKLTALPESISLCRSLVELDASFNNLICLPTNMAYGLVNLEKLLVHLNKLRFLPLSIGEMKSLRYLDVHFNELHGLPQSIGKLTNLEYLNISSNFNDMMQLPETVGGLVNLVELDMSNNQIRALPCAFCRLYKLTKLNLDQNPIVVPPLEVINQGSEAIKEFMAKRWLELIDEERLKNMTETQNLQVETGWLVWGASLLNNVAVVSENVAEYLGVRKATTDMNGSTAETHELLTQTRN, from the exons ATGGATCCTAACCATTTCCCTATTCTCTGCTATCTCTTAAACCACCTACACCCTCAAACCTATCTCCCTCTTCCAcaacaccttcatcaaaatctactAACCCGTTTCCCTCATTTCAACAACCCCAAACTCTTACCTTCACTCACCAACCTCGTTTCCAATCTCAACATCACACACactctctcttttctcatcaccCTCGGTCCACGTCCCGATCCTTCTTCCGTCGCCGCTTCACGTGCCAAAATCGCTGAAACCGATGCCAACGTGGCAGTTTATCAGGCTTTGTTGAGAGTAGACGACATGCACGAGGAGTGTGTGAAGCAGTTGAGGGTTGCTGAGGAGAAGTTGGTGGAAGCTTATGAGTTGTTTGTGGAGAAGCCGGTGAAAGGAGGTgatgaagtgaatgaaggagtTGTTGGGATATTGAGGAAAATTGAAGAGGGTGAGGTTGTTGAGAAGGTTGATCTTTCTCGGATGAAGTTGAGGATTTTTCCTGAGGCGTTTGGGAAGACGAAAGGTTTAGTTGTTCTTAATTTGTCTCATAATCAGTTAAAG GTGATTCCAGATTCAATAGCAGGCCTAAAAAATCTTGTGGAGCTTGATGTTTCATCAAATCTTTTAGAGTCTCTACCAGACTGCATTGGATTGCTAACCAATCTCAAAATCCTTAATCTGTCAGGAAACAAGCTAACTGCTCTTCCTGAATCCATTTCTCTTTGCAG GTCACTAGTTGAACTGGATGCAAGCTTTAACAACTTAATTTGTCTGCCAACCAACATGGCCTACGGCCTCGTTAACCTCGAGAAGCTTTTGGTCCATTTGAACAAGTTACGGTTTCTTCCCCTATCCATTGGAGAAATGAAATCTCTGAGATATCTTGATGTTCATTTCAACGAGCTTCATGGCCTACCTCAATCAATTGGGAAGCTAACAAACCTTGAATATCTAAACATCAGTAGTAATTTCAACGACATGATGCAGCTTCCTGAAACAGTTGGTGGTCTGGTTAACTTGGTAGAGCTAGACATGAGCAATAACCAGATCCGAGCTCTTCCTTGCGCATTTTGCAGGCTTTATAAACTTACAAAGTTGAACTTGGACCAGAATCCGATCGTTGTTCCTCCGTTAGAGGTTATAAATCAAGGATCTGAGGCTATCAAGGAGTTCATGGCTAAGCGGTGGCTTGAACTCATTGACGAAGAGCGACTGAAAAACATGACTGAAACTCAAAATCTACAAGTAGAGACGGGATGGTTGGTGTGGGGAGCCTCATTGTTGAATAATGTTGCTGTGGTTTCTGAGAATGTTGCAGAATATTTGGGTGTTAGAAAAGCAACTACAGATATGAATGGATCAACGGCGGAGACCCATGAATTACTAACCCAGACACGAAACTAA